The following coding sequences are from one Streptomyces venezuelae window:
- a CDS encoding alkene reductase, producing MTNTALLSPYSAGPLGLLRNRMVMAPMTRARAAEDGTPLPVVADHYAQRAGAGLIVTEGIWPSSRGQSGWRYPGLQTAAHVEGWRRVTDAVHAAGGRIYAQLMHGGRNGHPLARIDGDLPLAPSAVTPPGHAHGPDGTKPDYVAPREMTRDDIRTAVQDFVDAARNAVTAGFDGVELHGANSYLIHQFLADNTNLRDDEYGRGSVADRIRFAVEVVRAVADAIGAERLGLRLSPGNPQFGMAEADPGPVYRALLDEIDGLGLAYLHLTDNDRYPALADLRPRWHGLLIGNVGENGDPTTREAGEAVLAAGLADLVSYGRGFISNPDLPERFAAGAPLQEIDAAHLYTHGAEGYTDYPALTDLLVSAQTSTST from the coding sequence ATGACGAACACCGCGCTTCTCTCGCCCTATTCCGCAGGCCCCCTCGGCCTCCTCCGCAACCGCATGGTGATGGCCCCCATGACCCGCGCACGGGCCGCGGAGGACGGCACCCCGCTGCCGGTCGTCGCCGACCACTACGCCCAGCGTGCGGGCGCCGGGCTCATCGTCACCGAGGGCATCTGGCCCAGCAGCCGCGGCCAGAGCGGCTGGCGCTACCCCGGGCTGCAGACCGCCGCCCACGTCGAGGGGTGGCGGCGCGTCACCGACGCCGTGCACGCCGCGGGCGGCCGCATCTACGCGCAGCTCATGCACGGCGGCCGCAACGGCCACCCGCTGGCCCGTATCGACGGGGACCTGCCGCTCGCGCCGTCGGCCGTCACGCCGCCCGGCCACGCGCACGGCCCCGACGGCACCAAGCCCGACTACGTCGCCCCGCGCGAGATGACCCGCGACGACATCCGCACGGCGGTCCAGGACTTCGTGGACGCCGCCCGCAACGCCGTCACGGCCGGCTTCGACGGGGTCGAACTGCACGGTGCCAACAGCTACTTGATTCACCAGTTCCTCGCCGACAACACCAACCTCCGCGACGACGAGTACGGACGCGGCTCGGTCGCCGACCGCATCCGCTTCGCCGTCGAGGTGGTCCGCGCCGTCGCCGACGCCATCGGCGCCGAACGGCTCGGGCTGCGGCTCTCGCCGGGCAACCCGCAGTTCGGCATGGCGGAGGCCGACCCCGGGCCCGTCTACCGCGCGCTGCTCGACGAGATCGACGGACTCGGCCTCGCCTACCTCCACCTCACCGACAACGACCGCTACCCGGCCCTTGCCGACCTGCGGCCCCGCTGGCACGGCCTCCTGATCGGAAACGTCGGTGAGAACGGCGACCCGACGACGCGGGAGGCGGGCGAGGCCGTGCTCGCGGCCGGCCTCGCCGACCTCGTGTCGTACGGGCGCGGGTTCATCTCCAACCCCGACCTGCCGGAACGGTTCGCCGCGGGAGCGCCCCTCCAGGAGATCGACGCGGCCCACCTGTACACGCACGGCGCGGAGGGCTACACCGACTACCCGGCCCTGACGGACCTGCTGGTCTCCGCTCAGACCTCCACGAGCACCTGA
- a CDS encoding 3-isopropylmalate dehydrogenase, giving the protein MSASSRSINLAVIPGDGIGQEVVAQGLKVLNAVLPQDVKLETKEFDFGAKRYHATGETLTDADVEELKQHDAILLGAIGDPSVPSGVLERGFLLKLRFLFDHHVNLRPSKLLPGVATPLKGQPEIDFIVVREGTEGPYTGNGGSIRTGTPHEVATEVSVNTAFGVERVVRDAFARAQARPRKKLTLVHKNNVLAYAGHLWTNVFNRVAKEFPEVTTDYIHVDAATIYLVTDPGRFDVIVTDNLFGDIITDLAAAVSGGIGVAASGNINPSREFPSMFEPVHGSAPDIAGQGKADPSATVLSVGLLLRHLGFEAEAARIEDAVSADLAERGETVRTTEQIGDALAVRVAR; this is encoded by the coding sequence ATGTCGGCCAGTTCTCGCAGCATCAATCTCGCAGTCATCCCCGGAGACGGCATCGGCCAAGAGGTCGTGGCCCAGGGGCTCAAGGTCCTCAACGCCGTGCTTCCGCAGGATGTGAAGCTCGAGACGAAGGAATTCGACTTCGGTGCCAAGCGGTACCACGCGACCGGTGAGACCCTCACCGACGCCGACGTCGAAGAGCTCAAGCAGCACGACGCGATCCTGCTCGGCGCCATCGGCGACCCCTCGGTCCCGTCCGGCGTCCTGGAGCGCGGCTTCCTGCTGAAGCTCCGCTTCCTCTTCGACCACCACGTGAACCTGCGGCCCTCGAAGCTGCTCCCGGGCGTCGCGACGCCCCTCAAGGGCCAGCCCGAGATCGACTTCATCGTCGTGCGCGAGGGCACCGAGGGTCCGTACACGGGCAACGGCGGCTCGATCCGCACCGGGACGCCGCACGAGGTGGCCACCGAGGTCTCCGTCAACACCGCCTTCGGCGTGGAGCGCGTCGTCCGCGACGCCTTCGCCCGCGCGCAGGCCCGCCCGCGCAAGAAGCTGACGCTGGTCCACAAGAACAACGTCCTCGCGTACGCCGGGCACCTCTGGACCAACGTCTTCAACCGGGTGGCCAAGGAATTCCCCGAGGTCACCACCGACTACATCCACGTCGACGCCGCGACGATCTACCTCGTCACCGACCCCGGCCGCTTCGACGTGATCGTCACCGACAACCTCTTCGGCGACATCATCACCGACCTCGCAGCGGCCGTCTCCGGCGGCATCGGCGTCGCCGCCTCCGGCAACATCAACCCGAGCCGCGAGTTCCCGTCCATGTTCGAGCCGGTGCACGGCTCGGCCCCGGACATCGCGGGCCAGGGCAAGGCGGATCCGTCCGCCACGGTCCTCTCCGTCGGCCTGCTCCTGCGCCACCTCGGGTTCGAGGCCGAGGCCGCGCGCATCGAGGACGCGGTCTCCGCCGACCTGGCGGAGCGGGGCGAGACGGTCCGCACCACGGAGCAGATCGGCGACGCGCTCGCCGTACGGGTAGCGCGCTGA
- a CDS encoding NADP-dependent oxidoreductase, which yields MTDTALTVHQTSRPHGFPTADHFAFVESPLPRPTPGTALVEGLYWSVDPYHREMMDGDFALHAPLEGRTIGRVVESRDPALAEGDIVAHRQGWRTHAVVTPDEVRVLPRLDGVPLSAHLSILGGTGLTAYVGLTRIAELRAGQDLFVSAAAGGVGTATGRLARLMGAGRMVGSAGTAAKAAYLTEHVGYDEVFDYHTGPAADLLAKAAPDGIDVYVDNVGGEHLEAAISSLRERGRIVRVGTIAQYNATGAPYALRNLPDIVEKSLRMEGFLVRDHYALQEELYEFVVPHLRSGRVGLDETVVDGFDAIVDAFLGMLRGENRGKMIVRAGGGL from the coding sequence ATGACCGACACCGCGCTCACCGTGCACCAGACGTCCCGCCCCCACGGCTTCCCCACCGCCGACCACTTCGCCTTCGTGGAGTCCCCACTCCCCCGGCCCACGCCCGGTACCGCCCTGGTCGAAGGCCTCTACTGGTCCGTCGACCCGTACCACCGCGAAATGATGGACGGCGACTTCGCGCTCCACGCCCCGCTGGAGGGCCGCACCATCGGCCGCGTCGTCGAGTCCCGCGACCCCGCCCTCGCCGAGGGCGACATCGTCGCCCACCGCCAGGGCTGGCGCACGCACGCCGTGGTCACCCCGGACGAGGTGCGCGTCCTCCCCCGCCTCGACGGCGTCCCCCTCTCCGCGCACCTGAGCATCCTCGGCGGCACAGGGCTCACCGCCTACGTCGGCCTCACCCGCATCGCCGAACTCCGCGCGGGCCAGGACCTGTTCGTCTCCGCCGCAGCCGGCGGGGTCGGCACGGCGACGGGGCGCCTCGCCCGGCTCATGGGCGCGGGACGCATGGTGGGCAGCGCGGGCACGGCGGCGAAGGCGGCGTACCTCACCGAACACGTCGGCTACGACGAGGTCTTCGACTACCACACGGGCCCGGCAGCCGACCTCCTCGCGAAGGCGGCGCCCGACGGCATCGACGTGTACGTCGACAACGTGGGCGGCGAGCACCTGGAGGCCGCGATCTCCTCCCTGCGCGAGCGCGGACGGATCGTACGGGTCGGCACGATCGCCCAGTACAACGCGACAGGCGCGCCCTACGCGCTGCGCAACCTCCCCGACATCGTCGAGAAGAGCCTCCGCATGGAGGGCTTCCTCGTCCGTGACCACTACGCGCTGCAGGAGGAGCTGTACGAATTCGTGGTGCCGCACCTGCGGAGCGGGCGGGTCGGTCTCGACGAGACGGTGGTCGACGGGTTCGACGCGATCGTGGACGCGTTCCTCGGAATGCTGCGCGGCGAGAACCGCGGAAAGATGATCGTCCGCGCGGGGGGCGGCCTGTAG
- a CDS encoding GNAT family N-acetyltransferase gives MGVRTPPRPAYRRDVNTLRRAHTSDLTAAELRDARALMDVAFDDDFSDHDWEHGLGGVHALIHDESGALLAHGAVVQRRVLHDGRSLRIGYVEAVAVRPDRQRRGLGGQIMGALEQVIDAAYELGALSASDDGARLYLSRGWQEWKGAVGTLGPTGVIHMPDEEPPLLWGADLDPTHELLIDWRDGDVY, from the coding sequence ATCGGGGTGCGTACGCCGCCGCGGCCTGCGTACCGTAGGGATGTGAACACCCTGCGCAGAGCCCACACCAGTGATCTGACGGCGGCCGAACTCCGGGACGCGCGCGCCCTGATGGACGTCGCCTTCGACGACGACTTCAGCGACCACGACTGGGAGCACGGACTCGGCGGCGTCCACGCCCTCATCCACGACGAGTCCGGAGCGCTGCTCGCCCACGGCGCCGTGGTGCAGCGGCGCGTCCTGCACGACGGCCGCTCCCTGCGGATCGGTTACGTCGAGGCCGTCGCCGTCCGCCCCGACCGGCAGCGGCGAGGTCTCGGCGGACAGATCATGGGCGCCCTGGAACAGGTCATCGACGCCGCGTACGAACTCGGCGCGCTGTCCGCGTCCGACGACGGCGCACGGCTCTATCTCTCGCGCGGCTGGCAGGAGTGGAAGGGCGCGGTCGGCACGCTCGGACCGACGGGCGTGATCCACATGCCCGACGAGGAGCCCCCACTGCTCTGGGGCGCGGACCTCGACCCGACGCACGAACTCCTCATCGACTGGCGCGACGGGGACGTGTACTAG
- a CDS encoding purple acid phosphatase family protein yields the protein MDTPDVGIPERLAARMSMPEQHEYLRAKFSRRKVLARSFATAGAVGGVGLLTGSSGTADGSGTSPGHAASAAKVPARVDGRYVAPFGRHLAFGADPKTQMRISWQVPLAVTSPYVRVGTKPWELDRKIEAEVRDLHTPSLSKKLPAVEQYYVHAALDGLRPGTTYYYGVGHDGFDPASPERMATVGSFRTAPARPEKFVFTAFGDQGVSYHALANDQVILGQNPSFHLHAGDICYADTTGHGKETDTYDARVWDTFLAQTESVAKSVPWMVTTGNHDMEAWYSPNGYGGQRARWSLPENGFDPQNAPGVYSFRYGNVGVVALDANDVSYEIPANRGYTDGKQTAWLERRLRELRADETVDFVVVFFHHCVYSTSTHASDGGVRDAWLELFTRHQVDLVVNGHNHVYERTDAIRNGEVGKPVPVGASTDPTRDGIVYVTAGGAGKDLYGFGPGVRDSYESNVHDHESIATFHWTSSHHADPDKVDWSRVRYTGFSFLAVEVTAGAHPRLSVSALAGTGERVDHFEVVRGTR from the coding sequence ATGGACACTCCCGATGTCGGCATCCCGGAACGGCTCGCGGCGCGGATGAGCATGCCCGAACAGCACGAGTACCTGCGCGCGAAGTTCTCCCGCCGCAAGGTCCTCGCCCGCTCGTTCGCGACGGCGGGGGCGGTGGGCGGGGTGGGCCTGCTGACCGGCAGTTCGGGGACCGCCGACGGCTCCGGCACGTCACCGGGGCACGCCGCGAGCGCGGCGAAAGTCCCCGCGCGCGTCGACGGCCGGTACGTGGCCCCCTTCGGCCGTCACCTCGCCTTCGGCGCCGACCCGAAGACGCAGATGCGGATCTCCTGGCAGGTGCCGCTCGCCGTCACGTCCCCTTACGTACGCGTGGGGACGAAGCCCTGGGAGCTCGACCGGAAGATCGAGGCGGAGGTGCGCGACCTGCACACCCCGTCGCTGTCGAAGAAGCTCCCCGCGGTCGAGCAGTACTACGTGCACGCGGCGCTCGACGGCCTGCGGCCGGGCACCACGTACTACTACGGCGTCGGCCACGACGGCTTCGACCCTGCGTCGCCCGAGCGGATGGCGACCGTCGGCTCGTTCAGGACCGCGCCCGCGCGCCCGGAGAAGTTCGTCTTCACGGCCTTCGGCGACCAGGGCGTCAGCTACCACGCACTCGCCAACGACCAGGTGATCCTGGGCCAGAACCCGTCGTTCCACCTGCACGCGGGCGACATCTGTTACGCGGACACGACCGGGCACGGCAAGGAGACGGACACCTACGACGCGCGCGTGTGGGACACCTTTCTCGCGCAGACGGAGTCCGTCGCCAAGTCGGTGCCGTGGATGGTGACCACCGGCAACCACGACATGGAGGCGTGGTACTCGCCGAACGGGTACGGCGGGCAGCGCGCCCGCTGGTCGCTCCCGGAGAACGGCTTCGACCCGCAGAACGCGCCGGGCGTCTACTCCTTCCGGTACGGGAACGTCGGCGTCGTCGCACTCGACGCCAACGACGTCTCGTACGAGATCCCCGCCAACAGGGGGTACACGGACGGGAAGCAGACCGCCTGGCTCGAGCGGCGCCTGCGCGAACTGCGCGCGGACGAGACCGTCGACTTCGTGGTGGTCTTCTTCCACCACTGCGTGTACTCGACGTCGACGCACGCCTCCGACGGCGGAGTGCGCGACGCGTGGCTGGAGCTGTTCACCAGGCACCAGGTGGACCTGGTCGTGAACGGCCACAACCACGTGTACGAACGCACGGACGCCATCAGGAACGGCGAGGTCGGCAAGCCCGTGCCGGTCGGCGCGTCGACCGATCCGACGCGCGACGGCATCGTGTACGTCACCGCGGGCGGCGCGGGCAAGGACCTGTACGGCTTCGGTCCGGGCGTGCGGGACAGCTACGAAAGCAACGTCCACGATCACGAGAGCATCGCGACCTTCCACTGGACGTCGTCACATCACGCCGACCCGGACAAGGTGGACTGGTCACGGGTGCGCTACACCGGCTTCTCGTTCCTCGCGGTGGAGGTCACGGCCGGGGCGCACCCCAGGCTCTCGGTCTCCGCGCTCGCCGGGACCGGCGAACGCGTCGACCACTTCGAGGTCGTGCGCGGGACGCGATGA
- a CDS encoding MerR family transcriptional regulator, which translates to MRIGELAKRTAVSERSLRYYEEQGLLYADRTPGGHRDYPESAVDRVVHIQELFAAGLCSAKIVQLLPCMRDKDGGPSETATPWLVEELAQERARIDRQVAELLRARDVLDEVITAASRNPLPVPSGS; encoded by the coding sequence GTGCGGATCGGTGAGCTGGCGAAGCGTACCGCGGTGAGCGAGCGGTCCCTGCGCTACTACGAGGAGCAGGGCCTGCTGTACGCGGACCGCACCCCGGGCGGTCACCGCGACTACCCGGAGTCCGCGGTGGACCGCGTCGTCCACATCCAGGAGCTGTTCGCGGCGGGCCTGTGCAGCGCGAAGATCGTCCAACTCCTGCCGTGCATGCGGGACAAGGACGGCGGCCCGTCGGAGACCGCGACGCCGTGGCTCGTGGAGGAGTTGGCGCAGGAGCGGGCCAGGATCGACCGGCAGGTCGCGGAGTTGCTGCGGGCCCGCGACGTCCTGGACGAGGTGATCACGGCGGCGTCGCGGAACCCGCTGCCGGTACCGTCTGGATCATGA
- a CDS encoding nitroreductase family protein, protein MSHTEQQREWTPIHGEPYSSVPYRPDRMPAAESLAHAAELRERMQERRTVRQFAPDPVPEQVVRDAIACAATAPSGAHQQPWTFVLVQDPEVRRRIREAAEHEEQISYDGRLGEEWLAALRPLGTDEVKPHLTDAPALIVVFQQRYWLGEDGTKHKHYYVDESVGIAVGMLLSALHLSGLAALIHTPSPMRFLREVLGRPENEKAFAVIPVGYPAADCRVPDLVRKSLDQVLVEV, encoded by the coding sequence ATGTCTCACACCGAGCAGCAGCGAGAGTGGACCCCCATCCACGGCGAGCCCTACAGCTCCGTCCCCTACCGCCCGGACCGTATGCCCGCCGCCGAATCCCTGGCGCACGCGGCCGAGTTGAGGGAGCGGATGCAGGAGCGCCGCACCGTGCGGCAGTTCGCGCCGGACCCCGTGCCCGAGCAGGTCGTGCGCGACGCCATCGCGTGCGCGGCGACCGCGCCGTCCGGCGCGCACCAGCAGCCGTGGACGTTCGTCCTCGTCCAGGACCCGGAGGTCCGCCGCCGCATCCGCGAGGCGGCGGAGCACGAGGAGCAGATCTCGTACGACGGCCGGCTCGGCGAGGAGTGGCTCGCGGCCCTGCGCCCCCTCGGCACGGACGAGGTGAAGCCGCACCTGACGGACGCGCCCGCCCTGATCGTCGTCTTCCAGCAGCGGTACTGGCTGGGCGAGGACGGCACCAAGCACAAGCATTACTACGTGGACGAGTCGGTCGGCATCGCGGTGGGGATGCTGCTGTCCGCCCTGCACCTGTCGGGCCTCGCCGCGCTGATCCACACGCCGAGCCCGATGCGGTTCCTGCGGGAGGTGCTCGGCCGCCCGGAGAACGAGAAGGCGTTCGCGGTGATCCCGGTGGGGTATCCAGCGGCGGACTGCCGGGTCCCCGACCTCGTACGGAAGTCGCTGGATCAGGTGCTCGTGGAGGTCTGA
- the bla gene encoding class A beta-lactamase has translation MTSSASRRTVLGTAAAAPVLLSVPGTASATAPAASAAPATPSDAAHRLRALEESYPGRIGVHALHTGTGAVVAYRADERFAIASTFKVLAAAAILRRAREQEPGLLDVLIRYGRDDLVTYSPRTEMHLETGMTVRELCDATITYSDNSAANLLMRRIGGPAGVTEFARSLGDSRTRLDRWETDLNTNIPGDRRDTTTPAAMTANLRELVLGKALHPLDRGQLIRWLVENTTGDKRIRAGLPEGWRVGDKTGSPAYGGVNDVAVAWPPKQAPLVVSVYTTRLDPDTPGEDRIAEDITRIAVDALT, from the coding sequence ATGACGTCATCCGCCTCCCGCCGCACCGTCCTCGGCACCGCGGCCGCCGCCCCCGTGCTCCTCTCGGTCCCCGGCACCGCGAGCGCCACGGCTCCCGCCGCCTCCGCCGCCCCCGCGACCCCGTCCGACGCCGCGCACCGCCTGCGCGCCCTGGAGGAGAGCTATCCGGGCCGCATAGGCGTCCACGCCCTGCACACGGGCACGGGCGCCGTCGTCGCCTACCGCGCCGACGAACGCTTCGCCATCGCCTCGACGTTCAAGGTCCTCGCGGCCGCGGCGATCCTGCGCCGGGCACGCGAACAGGAACCCGGACTGCTCGACGTACTCATCAGATACGGGCGCGACGACCTCGTCACGTACTCGCCGCGCACCGAGATGCACCTCGAAACGGGCATGACTGTACGGGAGTTGTGCGACGCCACCATCACCTACAGCGACAACTCCGCGGCCAATCTGCTGATGCGGCGCATCGGCGGGCCCGCCGGTGTCACCGAGTTCGCCCGCTCGCTCGGCGACTCCCGCACCCGGCTCGACCGGTGGGAGACCGACCTCAACACCAACATCCCCGGCGACCGGCGCGACACGACGACCCCGGCGGCGATGACCGCGAACCTGCGCGAGCTCGTCCTCGGCAAGGCCCTCCACCCGCTCGACCGCGGCCAGTTGATCCGCTGGCTCGTGGAGAACACCACCGGTGACAAGCGGATCAGGGCCGGGCTCCCGGAGGGCTGGCGGGTCGGCGACAAGACGGGATCGCCCGCATACGGAGGGGTCAACGACGTCGCCGTGGCCTGGCCGCCGAAGCAGGCGCCGCTGGTCGTCTCCGTGTACACGACCCGCCTCGACCCGGACACGCCCGGCGAGGACCGCATCGCGGAGGACATCACCCGCATCGCCGTCGACGCCCTGACCTGA
- a CDS encoding LysR family transcriptional regulator: MSRTTTPADLAPHELRVLVAVDRERGFSAAAQALGLTQSAVSHSIRGTERKVGAVLFERGRKGATPTPAGTAAAAHARRVLRLLDTLVAEARGAARGDGGVEGSAAEGTLRIAAFRSAALHLLPAALERLAVSHPGLRPEVRVVRELGAGTAGEVVEGRADVGIATLGGTSPVPAGLIGHVLLEEPYSLVHPAGHPDPRSLPLVDWHENCGSYTREWWRRQDWIPSATVLTEDDGAVLSMVSSGHGMAIMPALSLTGAPDTVEITDLGRERPTRSVGYVTTPELAFSVAVRALIRELRAACA; the protein is encoded by the coding sequence GTGTCCCGGACGACGACACCTGCGGATCTCGCGCCCCACGAGCTCCGCGTCCTGGTCGCGGTCGACAGGGAACGCGGGTTCTCCGCCGCCGCGCAGGCCCTCGGCCTGACCCAGTCCGCTGTCTCGCACTCCATCCGCGGCACGGAGCGCAAGGTCGGCGCCGTGCTCTTCGAGCGCGGCAGGAAGGGCGCGACGCCCACTCCGGCCGGGACCGCCGCGGCCGCGCACGCCCGGCGCGTGCTGCGACTCCTCGACACCCTGGTCGCGGAGGCGCGCGGGGCCGCCCGGGGCGACGGGGGTGTGGAGGGGAGTGCCGCAGAGGGGACGCTGCGCATCGCCGCGTTCCGCAGCGCCGCCCTGCATCTGCTGCCCGCCGCCCTGGAGCGCCTGGCCGTGAGCCATCCCGGGCTCCGGCCGGAGGTGCGGGTGGTGCGCGAACTGGGCGCGGGCACGGCGGGCGAGGTCGTCGAGGGGCGCGCCGACGTGGGGATCGCGACGCTCGGAGGCACCTCGCCGGTGCCGGCCGGACTCATCGGCCACGTACTCCTCGAAGAGCCCTACTCGCTGGTGCACCCGGCGGGCCACCCCGACCCGCGCTCGCTGCCGCTGGTCGACTGGCACGAGAACTGCGGCTCGTACACACGGGAGTGGTGGCGTCGGCAGGACTGGATTCCCTCGGCGACCGTCCTGACCGAGGACGACGGAGCGGTGCTCTCGATGGTGAGCAGCGGTCACGGTATGGCGATCATGCCCGCCCTCTCCCTCACCGGAGCACCGGACACCGTCGAGATCACCGATCTCGGAAGGGAGCGCCCGACCCGCTCCGTGGGCTACGTCACCACCCCTGAACTGGCGTTTTCGGTAGCCGTGCGCGCCCTGATCCGCGAGCTCAGGGCGGCATGCGCGTGA
- a CDS encoding branched-chain amino acid aminotransferase, which yields MTTTPSIELKPSSTPLATADREAILANPGFGRHFTDHMVTIKWTEGRGWHDGQLVPYGPLSLDPATNVLHYAQEIFEGLKAYRQPDGTVATFRPDANARRFQSSARRLGMPELPVETFIEACDLLVKQDIDWVPAHGGEESLYLRPFMIATEVGLGVKPANEYLFVVIASPAGAYFPGGVKPVSIWLSEDRVRAVPGGMGDAKTGGNYAASLLAQAEAAAKGCDQVAYLDAVEHKWVEELGGMNLYFVYGNKIVTPTLTGSLLAGVTRDSLLSVARDLGYESEEARVSIDQWKTDSENGTLTEVFACGTAAVITPVGTVKCNAGEWQQSGGQPGEVTLKLREALLDIQRGKAGDRHGWMHGLG from the coding sequence ATGACGACGACGCCGAGCATCGAGCTCAAGCCCTCATCGACGCCGCTGGCCACCGCCGACCGCGAGGCGATCCTGGCGAACCCCGGGTTCGGCCGCCACTTCACCGATCACATGGTGACGATCAAGTGGACGGAGGGCCGTGGCTGGCACGACGGGCAGCTCGTGCCGTACGGCCCGCTCTCCCTCGACCCCGCGACGAACGTCCTGCACTACGCCCAGGAGATCTTCGAGGGGCTCAAGGCCTACCGGCAGCCCGACGGCACGGTGGCGACGTTCCGGCCGGACGCCAACGCCCGCCGCTTCCAGTCCTCCGCGCGCCGCCTCGGCATGCCCGAGCTGCCCGTCGAGACGTTCATCGAGGCGTGCGACCTGCTGGTGAAGCAGGACATCGACTGGGTGCCGGCGCACGGCGGCGAGGAGTCCCTCTACCTGCGCCCCTTCATGATCGCCACGGAGGTCGGGCTCGGCGTGAAGCCCGCCAACGAGTACCTCTTCGTCGTCATCGCCTCGCCCGCCGGCGCGTACTTCCCCGGCGGCGTGAAGCCCGTCTCGATCTGGCTCTCCGAGGACCGTGTGCGTGCCGTGCCCGGCGGCATGGGCGACGCCAAGACCGGCGGCAACTACGCGGCGTCGCTGCTCGCGCAGGCCGAGGCGGCGGCGAAGGGCTGCGACCAGGTCGCCTACCTCGACGCGGTCGAGCACAAGTGGGTCGAGGAACTGGGCGGCATGAACCTGTACTTCGTGTACGGCAACAAGATCGTCACCCCCACCCTGACGGGCTCGCTGCTCGCGGGCGTCACCCGCGACTCCCTGCTCTCGGTCGCCCGCGACCTCGGGTACGAGTCGGAGGAGGCACGGGTCTCCATCGACCAGTGGAAGACGGACTCCGAGAACGGCACGCTGACGGAGGTCTTCGCCTGCGGCACGGCGGCGGTCATCACGCCGGTCGGCACGGTCAAGTGCAATGCGGGAGAGTGGCAGCAGAGCGGGGGACAGCCCGGCGAGGTCACCCTGAAGCTGCGCGAGGCACTCCTCGACATCCAGCGGGGCAAGGCGGGGGACCGGCACGGGTGGATGCACGGGCTCGGCTGA